In the Bacillus tuaregi genome, one interval contains:
- a CDS encoding rhodanese-like domain-containing protein, with protein sequence MKSRLKWTSLLSVIALSTMLTVACSQDGTKPADSATVNETTEIKAMSGEDLVAQNSPEEKDKVLIVDVRSPEEYKAGHIPNAINIFVDEIESRLDEIADHKDMPVILYCNSGNKSGKAAEILVDNGFQDVTNAEGVKDFEYDLVQYEDVRGADFQALIDDNQDIVLVDVRPEKQVKEEGMLEGAINVPFDSVEDHLKELPKDKTIALYCNTGTKSSDVAKQLEELGYNQVVNSIEGVKEHSFTLVK encoded by the coding sequence ATGAAGAGTCGTTTAAAATGGACTTCATTATTATCTGTTATTGCTTTATCAACGATGTTAACGGTAGCTTGTTCGCAGGATGGGACAAAGCCAGCTGATTCTGCGACAGTTAATGAAACCACTGAAATTAAAGCCATGTCAGGTGAGGATTTAGTTGCTCAAAATTCACCTGAAGAAAAGGATAAGGTATTGATTGTGGATGTTCGTTCACCGGAGGAGTATAAGGCGGGCCATATTCCAAATGCGATTAATATTTTTGTCGATGAAATCGAGAGCAGATTGGATGAAATTGCAGATCATAAGGACATGCCGGTCATCTTATACTGCAATTCTGGGAATAAAAGCGGAAAAGCAGCGGAAATCCTTGTCGACAATGGCTTTCAGGATGTTACTAACGCAGAAGGTGTAAAGGATTTTGAATATGACTTAGTTCAGTATGAAGATGTTCGCGGTGCTGATTTTCAGGCTCTAATTGATGATAATCAGGATATCGTTCTCGTTGACGTCCGACCAGAAAAGCAGGTTAAAGAAGAAGGAATGCTTGAAGGCGCGATTAATGTTCCATTTGATAGTGTCGAAGACCATCTCAAGGAGCTTCCAAAGGACAAAACGATTGCCCTTTATTGCAACACAGGTACTAAGAGCAGTGATGTGGCAAAGCAGCTGGAGGAACTAGGCTATAATCAGGTTGTCAACTCAATTGAAGGGGTAAAGGAGCATTCCTTTACTTTAGTAAAATAA
- a CDS encoding phosphoribosylaminoimidazolesuccinocarboxamide synthase: MKLTYTGKTKDVYALEDGNYLLKFKDDVTGVDGVFDPGANTVGLTLEGAGRAGLRLTKHFFEILKEKGIPTHYIDADIEQATMTVKPAEVFGKGLEVICRFRAVGSFLRRYGLYAEEGQSLDAFVEVTLKDDGREDPPISEDALDMLGILSNEEYKVLKALTQQIAHVVKDELAKKDIELYDIKFEFGRVGDTKEIVLIDEISGGNMRAYKNGEYIEPLELEKMFLA; the protein is encoded by the coding sequence ATGAAGCTTACGTACACAGGTAAAACAAAGGATGTTTATGCACTAGAGGATGGTAATTATTTATTGAAATTTAAGGATGATGTTACAGGGGTTGACGGTGTATTTGATCCAGGTGCAAACACCGTCGGTCTGACACTCGAGGGTGCAGGACGCGCAGGGCTACGTTTAACCAAGCACTTTTTTGAAATTTTAAAGGAAAAGGGCATTCCAACTCACTACATTGATGCGGATATTGAACAAGCAACGATGACTGTGAAGCCAGCTGAAGTATTTGGAAAAGGCTTAGAGGTTATCTGTCGCTTTAGAGCGGTCGGCAGCTTTCTTCGCCGATATGGTTTATACGCAGAAGAAGGACAGTCTCTTGATGCCTTTGTGGAAGTGACCTTAAAGGATGATGGCCGTGAGGATCCTCCAATCAGTGAGGATGCGCTAGACATGCTGGGCATTTTATCAAACGAAGAATACAAGGTGTTAAAGGCTCTAACACAGCAAATCGCCCATGTTGTCAAGGACGAGCTGGCTAAAAAGGACATTGAGCTCTATGACATAAAATTTGAATTTGGCCGTGTTGGCGATACGAAGGAAATTGTTCTCATTGACGAAATCTCTGGCGGTAATATGCGTGCCTATAAAAATGGAGAGTATATTGAACCGCTTGAGCTGGAGAAAATGTTTCTAGCCTAA
- a CDS encoding two-component system sensor histidine kinase NtrB encodes MRIIDTQSNRNMLEILEDISEGCCFLNARMEVEYINKAGEALLERPKEEVLNKCQWEVLPKYRETIVYEKYTQAFQEQKPQYFEFVTEYSNTPIEIRVFPNKYGLFLIFNDITKKKEEEQRQKYYDQLKIIAEMAAGVAHEIRNPMTTIKGFLQLMQQDEDLSKYNDIMNLMVDEVNRINDIITNFLDLAKDTPNKLVFCNLNNIISTLYPLLETRANNEGKFIHLELESIPNLYVDKNEMRQLLLNFVNNSLDAMEKGKAVYLKTSAKKDHVLLTIKDEGSGIPADIIDKISVPFVTSKSNGTGLGLPICFSIAKRNNAEISYHSSSGGTTFYIRFRINKDSIQPQHGS; translated from the coding sequence GTGAGGATTATTGATACCCAATCAAACCGCAACATGCTAGAGATATTGGAGGATATATCTGAGGGCTGTTGTTTTTTAAATGCAAGGATGGAGGTTGAATACATCAACAAAGCAGGTGAAGCCTTGCTGGAGCGACCTAAGGAAGAGGTTCTGAATAAGTGCCAGTGGGAGGTTCTGCCTAAATATAGAGAAACGATAGTCTATGAGAAATATACGCAGGCGTTTCAAGAGCAAAAGCCTCAATACTTTGAATTTGTTACCGAATATTCAAACACACCAATTGAAATCAGGGTTTTTCCAAATAAATACGGACTATTTCTTATTTTTAACGATATTACAAAGAAAAAGGAAGAGGAGCAGCGGCAAAAATATTATGACCAGCTGAAAATAATTGCCGAGATGGCCGCGGGGGTTGCTCATGAAATCAGAAATCCAATGACGACGATTAAAGGGTTCCTCCAATTAATGCAGCAGGATGAGGACCTATCGAAATACAATGATATTATGAATTTGATGGTTGACGAGGTGAATCGAATCAATGACATTATTACGAATTTCCTTGATTTGGCCAAGGATACGCCCAATAAGTTAGTTTTTTGTAATTTGAATAATATCATTTCAACATTATATCCTTTACTTGAGACAAGAGCTAACAACGAAGGGAAGTTTATTCACCTAGAATTGGAGTCTATACCTAATCTTTATGTCGATAAAAATGAAATGAGGCAGCTGCTCTTGAACTTTGTCAATAATTCCTTAGATGCAATGGAAAAAGGGAAAGCCGTTTATCTCAAGACATCTGCTAAAAAGGACCATGTCCTGCTAACGATAAAGGATGAAGGCTCCGGTATTCCTGCTGATATCATCGATAAAATATCAGTACCCTTTGTCACCTCAAAATCGAACGGAACAGGTCTGGGTCTGCCGATTTGTTTTTCCATTGCCAAACGAAATAACGCTGAAATCAGCTATCATTCCAGCTCGGGTGGCACAACCTTTTATATTCGTTTTCGAATCAATAAAGATAGTATTCAGCCTCAGCATGGTTCTTAA
- a CDS encoding Lin0512 family protein, whose protein sequence is MEKIMFIETGMGIDVHGQDITKAAVRAVQNAIHFNSMPGLRSVLPGNSLDNMKVNVKLAVPCDKEKLDQAVVKDALPYGQVTIEVMDGGMMTTSGVVIEEKGDKNDLMYIVVASVEVGY, encoded by the coding sequence ATGGAAAAAATCATGTTTATCGAAACCGGGATGGGGATTGATGTTCACGGTCAGGATATTACGAAGGCAGCGGTTCGTGCCGTTCAAAATGCCATTCATTTTAACTCGATGCCAGGACTTCGCTCTGTTTTGCCAGGAAACAGCTTAGACAATATGAAGGTAAATGTTAAATTGGCTGTTCCATGCGACAAAGAAAAGCTTGATCAGGCTGTGGTGAAGGATGCTTTGCCATATGGACAGGTGACGATTGAAGTAATGGATGGCGGCATGATGACAACAAGCGGTGTGGTCATTGAAGAAAAAGGCGACAAAAATGATTTGATGTATATTGTTGTGGCATCGGTTGAGGTCGGATATTAA
- a CDS encoding CynX/NimT family MFS transporter, whose product MEAVNQMKKETKATARPRAAWLILVGIIFIAINLRAPLTSVGPLVDSIRDHLYISNTLAGMITTVPLLAFAFFSPFVPKLARRFGAEGVLLVAIIFLTIGIGLRSVSGVATLYIGTAVLGLAIAAGNVLLPSLIKREFPEKMGIMTGVYSISMNLFGAIASGISVPVALGLGFGWQGALGMWAILSFVSILFWLPQIKRRSDVARASMAHQAAEKPVNLWRSPLAWKVTLFMGLQSMVFYVLVTWLPELLKQQGMTAGQAGWMLSIMQMTVLPVTFIAPIIAGRMTNQRILVVITACCLFIGNIGLLYGSYQLTLMWIIFLGIGAGLSFGLAMIFFGLRTRNAQQAAELSGMAQAFGYLLASTGPTLFGYLHDVTNSWTTPLLLLVGASILILFVGMGAGKNQYVGEGE is encoded by the coding sequence ATGGAAGCTGTTAACCAAATGAAAAAAGAGACGAAGGCTACTGCCAGACCGCGGGCGGCGTGGCTCATTCTCGTCGGGATTATATTTATCGCCATCAATCTTCGAGCTCCATTAACATCGGTGGGACCTTTAGTAGATTCTATCCGCGATCATCTATATATATCCAATACTTTAGCAGGGATGATCACAACTGTCCCTTTACTAGCCTTTGCCTTTTTCTCGCCGTTTGTACCAAAGCTTGCAAGAAGATTTGGTGCAGAAGGTGTCCTATTAGTTGCCATTATTTTTCTCACCATTGGAATTGGGCTGCGCTCGGTATCCGGTGTTGCGACCTTATATATTGGAACCGCAGTTCTTGGGTTAGCCATAGCGGCAGGAAATGTCCTGCTGCCAAGTCTAATTAAGCGGGAATTTCCTGAAAAAATGGGCATCATGACCGGTGTATATTCCATTTCAATGAATCTATTTGGCGCCATTGCGTCTGGAATCAGTGTTCCTGTAGCACTTGGCTTAGGCTTTGGCTGGCAGGGAGCTCTGGGAATGTGGGCAATACTTAGCTTCGTCTCTATCCTGTTCTGGCTTCCACAAATAAAACGTCGTTCCGATGTGGCTAGAGCTTCGATGGCTCATCAAGCAGCTGAGAAACCTGTGAATCTTTGGCGCTCCCCGCTTGCCTGGAAGGTTACGCTGTTTATGGGCCTTCAATCGATGGTGTTTTATGTGCTTGTTACATGGCTACCAGAGCTGTTAAAACAACAGGGAATGACTGCAGGTCAAGCAGGCTGGATGCTCTCTATTATGCAAATGACCGTCCTGCCGGTCACCTTTATTGCCCCGATTATTGCAGGAAGGATGACCAATCAACGAATATTAGTGGTGATTACTGCATGCTGTTTGTTTATTGGAAACATCGGTCTGCTTTATGGCAGCTATCAATTGACGCTTATGTGGATTATATTTCTAGGAATTGGAGCGGGTCTATCCTTTGGTTTAGCAATGATTTTTTTCGGTTTACGGACCAGAAACGCCCAGCAGGCAGCAGAGCTATCCGGAATGGCACAAGCCTTTGGTTATTTGCTGGCCTCAACAGGCCCAACCCTTTTCGGCTATCTTCACGATGTGACAAATAGCTGGACCACTCCGTTGCTTCTCCTCGTTGGTGCATCCATTCTCATCCTCTTCGTAGGAATGGGCGCAGGGAAAAACCAATACGTCGGCGAGGGAGAATAG
- a CDS encoding spore coat protein has product MKESKVWAGQVPDVESVDLTKRRKNHTWNALDPSSCHPMDNGDLVNDLSGTIETIQQSFEQIVVIDSADVEVTTTDTKAAVSLQAALQATIALIISISVADSAKAEKITQDLIGKLKTTQVNRQQTYIENSRGVRIHTTDTDLVVNIQLLIQVLIALLAKIDIL; this is encoded by the coding sequence ATGAAAGAAAGTAAAGTTTGGGCAGGGCAAGTCCCAGATGTAGAAAGTGTCGATTTAACAAAAAGAAGAAAGAACCATACTTGGAATGCATTAGATCCATCTTCCTGTCACCCTATGGATAATGGTGATCTAGTAAACGATTTATCTGGAACAATTGAAACGATTCAGCAGTCATTTGAACAAATTGTTGTGATTGACTCCGCAGATGTGGAAGTTACTACTACTGATACGAAAGCAGCTGTTTCACTTCAAGCAGCGCTACAGGCAACCATCGCGTTAATTATCAGTATTTCAGTAGCAGATAGTGCAAAAGCAGAAAAAATCACTCAGGATCTAATAGGTAAACTAAAAACAACTCAGGTTAACCGCCAGCAAACCTATATTGAAAATTCAAGAGGTGTACGGATCCATACAACAGACACTGACCTAGTTGTAAACATTCAGCTACTCATCCAAGTACTAATTGCACTTCTAGCGAAAATTGACATTTTATAA
- a CDS encoding FAD-binding protein, with amino-acid sequence MMKKLLFLCLSVLILFGTAACSGSSGGSSNKDEQYKATKAGFGGDIEVEMTIKDGAVKRITVTGDSETEGIGSKAIEAIQLALDKLIGESIDDLDAGSIEVVSSATVTSTAIKAAVSDVFNQARGIDPNEKKAITDSEGVYKAAGMSVVKPLSIKVTLKDNKISAIEVADHAESDEVTGQSGATNIADTAFDNLIPRIIENQSLAVEAISGATVTSNGIKAAVAQAIDRNGGDSSQWYTPVEKKTDVVKLEGYDVIVVGLGGSGSMAYVSAAEKGATVFGIETAAKIGGQSATVSGAMAINPESKVQSQNNGAKFVEEEELLEDWIAYTQGDAKEEIVRNFVYESGETMDWLMDKYRFEFLEIKPFFHPKMWPVWAYYAGNKTDYFTNAVNKAKSYNDKNDYMLELTAEELITEGDKVTGVRAKFYDGTVYEVYGDSVIIGTGGFIGNSEMKKKFLGENDDYNTIAWTVDDGDGINMAMDIGADAYNIDMDAMVHIAQTKTIIKGDELTADQKAVLSSLVLTGESMIVGTDGARYMNEAGNIAFDSYKGGDTYYAIYNDTQLNSFKEIGMKSPTAPMFLNQGGKLPEANTPIADLDKILTVGSDYGIVVTADTLDELAEKLGIDGANLKKAVADYNSYAAGTAQDPFGKDPAMMTALEQGPYTAVLGAPYAYATAAGLNIDENYNVLKTDGSVMENVYAVGQDSMGVLFSNKVPYVSYGGAAQGWAITSGRLAGQQAAEMYKD; translated from the coding sequence ATGATGAAAAAACTACTATTCTTGTGTTTAAGTGTCCTCATTCTATTTGGAACAGCAGCCTGCTCAGGGTCAAGTGGCGGTTCATCGAATAAGGACGAACAATACAAGGCAACCAAAGCAGGCTTTGGGGGTGATATTGAAGTAGAAATGACTATCAAGGATGGAGCTGTAAAAAGAATAACAGTAACAGGGGACAGTGAAACAGAGGGTATTGGTAGCAAAGCCATTGAAGCAATACAGTTGGCATTAGATAAGCTTATCGGAGAAAGTATTGACGATTTGGATGCCGGTTCAATTGAAGTGGTTTCATCAGCAACTGTTACATCCACTGCTATTAAAGCGGCCGTCAGTGACGTTTTTAATCAAGCTCGGGGCATTGACCCAAATGAGAAAAAGGCAATTACTGATTCTGAAGGTGTGTATAAGGCTGCCGGCATGAGTGTTGTAAAGCCACTAAGCATCAAAGTGACATTAAAGGATAATAAAATTTCTGCGATTGAGGTTGCAGACCATGCCGAATCTGATGAAGTAACAGGTCAATCCGGTGCAACCAATATTGCAGATACTGCATTTGATAATCTTATTCCGCGAATCATAGAAAATCAATCGCTTGCTGTTGAAGCCATCTCAGGGGCAACGGTTACCTCAAATGGAATAAAGGCTGCTGTTGCACAGGCGATTGATAGAAATGGCGGTGACTCCTCCCAATGGTATACGCCAGTTGAAAAAAAGACGGATGTAGTGAAATTGGAAGGCTATGATGTTATTGTTGTTGGTTTGGGAGGATCTGGTTCAATGGCATATGTCAGTGCTGCTGAAAAGGGTGCAACCGTGTTTGGAATCGAAACGGCTGCAAAAATTGGTGGTCAATCTGCGACAGTATCAGGAGCCATGGCCATTAACCCAGAGTCCAAGGTTCAGTCGCAAAATAACGGGGCCAAATTTGTTGAAGAAGAAGAGCTGCTAGAGGACTGGATTGCCTATACGCAGGGAGATGCTAAGGAAGAAATTGTCCGTAATTTCGTTTACGAGTCTGGTGAAACAATGGACTGGCTGATGGATAAATATCGATTTGAATTCCTTGAAATCAAACCTTTCTTCCATCCAAAAATGTGGCCGGTCTGGGCTTATTATGCCGGAAATAAGACGGATTACTTTACAAACGCTGTCAATAAAGCCAAATCCTATAATGACAAAAATGATTATATGCTTGAGCTAACGGCAGAGGAGCTAATTACAGAAGGAGATAAAGTCACAGGGGTTCGCGCGAAATTCTATGATGGAACTGTATATGAAGTATATGGTGACTCTGTCATTATTGGCACAGGCGGATTTATCGGTAATTCTGAGATGAAGAAGAAATTCTTAGGTGAAAATGATGACTATAACACGATTGCTTGGACAGTCGACGATGGTGATGGTATCAACATGGCCATGGATATTGGGGCTGACGCCTATAATATTGATATGGATGCCATGGTTCATATTGCACAGACAAAGACAATCATTAAGGGCGATGAATTAACAGCTGACCAAAAAGCAGTCTTATCTTCGTTAGTATTAACAGGAGAATCAATGATTGTCGGAACTGATGGCGCTCGATATATGAATGAAGCAGGAAATATTGCGTTCGATTCCTATAAAGGCGGAGATACCTACTACGCTATTTATAATGACACACAGTTAAATAGCTTTAAAGAAATCGGAATGAAGTCGCCGACTGCACCAATGTTCTTAAACCAAGGTGGCAAGCTTCCAGAGGCTAATACACCGATTGCTGACCTAGATAAAATTCTAACAGTTGGAAGTGACTATGGAATTGTTGTGACAGCGGACACATTAGATGAATTAGCAGAAAAGCTTGGCATTGATGGAGCTAATTTGAAAAAAGCAGTTGCAGACTATAATTCATATGCTGCCGGAACAGCACAAGATCCATTTGGAAAAGATCCTGCTATGATGACAGCTTTGGAGCAGGGGCCGTACACAGCTGTACTTGGAGCTCCTTATGCTTATGCAACGGCAGCCGGATTAAATATCGACGAAAACTATAATGTATTAAAAACAGACGGCTCTGTCATGGAAAACGTCTATGCTGTAGGACAGGATTCTATGGGTGTTCTCTTCTCGAACAAGGTTCCGTATGTCTCTTATGGTGGGGCTGCACAAGGCTGGGCGATTACCTCTGGAAGATTAGCGGGTCAACAGGCAGCTGAAATGTATAAAGATTAA